In one Lolium rigidum isolate FL_2022 chromosome 3, APGP_CSIRO_Lrig_0.1, whole genome shotgun sequence genomic region, the following are encoded:
- the LOC124697667 gene encoding casein kinase 1-like protein HD16, translating into MEAAAILFSMRHPGAVPPGEVPARPDIDLNRAASDDEGGGGAADHSTRDGRATAADGSAPAAHGDSNTKALPETVQHNQNGNADPRGSAGVRGSSADGRASKPRVGAAKGTGRPTSKPRGKGFRVPVGVQADLPQQDLPGEAAGAGRVQQDHCLNKERESEAMAVNHSVICATDRSESPASKPKGNEPNDLPQAIAEDAQDTAVPPVPERVEVGDSLIYVTGRKLGKGSSCKVYVGRRLGMPTGGYKGLNAMEVALKFEHRRNQAGSCDPPLEWQAYQTLNGCYGIPPVYYKGRQGDYYILIMAMLGPTLWDVWYSQGQKMSFQMVACIAVEAISILAKIHSKGLVHGNVKPDNFLFGQRGSAHEKKLFLTSFGSASNWKCKRGSSSVHVQYDQRPDIFRGTIRYASVHAHLGRTSSRRDDLESLAYTLILLLRGRLPWEDCQGDNQSFLVCKKKMETSPEMLSSSCPAPFKHFLEIVTTMKFDEEPKYRQLVSLFDDLIEGPASLRPIRIDGALQGGHKRGRMDVNLEENEQSIKKVRLGTPATQWISVYNARRPIKQRYHCNVADSRMHQHIQKGNEDGLFISCVASSANLWAVVMDAGTGFANQVIKLSQKFLDKDWIMEKWDNNFYITAIAGAANGSSLVVMSKGTPYTQQRYKVSEHFPYKWINKKWKEGFHVTCMGTAGNRWGVVMSRNTCYSDQVVELDFQYPSEGLHQRYGAGYRITSCAATPDQAAFILSMTKKPKMKPMDETLLTSDFPSKHIKEQWEKNMYIAAICHGRTTC; encoded by the exons ATGGAGGCTGCCGCCATTCTTTTCTCCATGCGCCACCCCGGCGCCGTGCCGCCTGGCGAGGTTCCCGCGCGGCCGGACATTGATTTGAACAGGGCGGctagcgacgacgagggcggcggcggggcggccgaTCACTCGACAAGGGACGGCCGTGCAACTGCCGCCGACGGATCTGCACCGGCTGCGCATGGTGATTCCAACACGAAGGCGCTGCCTGAAACG GTTCAGCACAATCAAAATGGCAATGCGGATCCACGGGGGAGTGCTGGAGTTCGTGGCAGCTCTGCCGATGGAAGAGCTTCCAAGCCACGGGTTGGCGCTGCCAAGGGAACAGGAAGGCCGACGTCCAAGCCTAGAGGCAAGGGGTTCAGGGTTCCAGTTGGTGTGCAGGCTGACCTGCCTCAGCAGGACCTCCCTGGAGAGGCAGCCGGTGCAGGCAGAGTCCAGCAAGACCACTGTCTGAACAAGGAACGTGAGAGTGAAGCCATG GCTGTTAATCATTCTGTTATATGCGCCACTGACCGAAGTGAAAGCCCAGCTTCGAAGCCTAAAGGAAATGAGCCAAATGACCTCCCACAAGCTATCGCTGAAGACGCCCAAGACACGGCAGTACCGCCAGTGCCGGAGAGG GTTGAAGTTGGCGATTCCCTAATATATGTAACTGGTAGGAAGTTAGGTAAGGGTAGCTCTTGCAAGGTCTATGTTGGCAGACGACTAGGTATGCCTACTGGAGGCTACAAGGGTCTAAATGCAATGGAG GTTGCACTAAAATTTGAGCATCGGAGGAACCAAGCAGGTAGCTGTGACCCCCCACTTGAGTGGCAAGCCTATCA GACTCTCAATGGTTGTTATGGCATACCTCCGGTATACTACAAGGGTCGCCAAGGAGACTACTACATTCTT ATAATGGCTATGCTTGGTCCTACCCTCTGGGATGTTTGGTATTCACAAGGACAGAA GATGTCATTTCAAATGGTTGCTTGTATTGCCGTTGAGGCCATATCAATTCTTGCGAAGATTCACTCCAAAGG CCTTGTACACGGTAATGTAAAACCTGATAACTTTTTGTTTGGTCAACGTGGATCTGCTCATGAAAAGAAGCTTTTTCTGACTAGTTTTGGTTCAG CATCCAACTGGAAATGCAAAAGAGGATCATCCAGTGTGCATGTTCAGTATGATCAGAGGCCAGACATATTTAG GGGAACAATTAGATATGCTAGCGTTCATGCTCATTTAGGTCGTACAAGCAGTAGGAGGGATGATTTGGAGTCACTAGCATACACCCTTATATTGTTATTACGAGGACGCTTGCCATGGGAAGACTGTCAG GGAGATAACCAGAGCTTTCTTGTTTGTAAGAAGAAAATGGAGACATCTCCAGAGATGCTCTCTAGCTCCTGTCCAGCTCCATTCAAACATTTTCTTGAGATAGTTACTACTATGAAATTTGATGAAGAGCCAAAGTACCGACAACTTGTTTCTCTCTTTGATGATTTGATTGAAGGACCTGCTTCTTTAAGACCCATCAGGATCGATGGAGCTCTACAG GGTGGACATAAACGTGGAAGAATGGATGTAAATCTTGAAGAAAATGAGCAGTCTATAAAAAAAGTTCGGTTGGGGACTCCAGCAACTCAATGGATTTCGGTTTATAATGCTAGGCGGCCCATAAAGCAGCG CTACCACTGTAATGTAGCTGATTCAAGGATGCACCAACATATACAAAAAGGTAATGAAGATGGCTTATTCATTAGTTGTGTAGCTTCTTCAGCAAATTTGTGGGCTGTTGTCATGGATGCTGGTACTGGCTTTGCTAATCAAGTTATCAAGCTTTCGCAAAAATTCCTGGACAAG GATTGGATAATGGAGAAGTGGGATAATAACTTTTACATAACAGCAATAGCTGGGGCAGCAAATGGAAGTTCATTGGTTGTAATGTCCAAAG GAACTCCATATACACAGCAGAGATACAAAGTGAGTGAACATTTTCCATATAAGTGGATCAATAAAAAGTGGAAAGAAGGTTTTCATGTAACATGTATGGGTACTGCTGGGAATCGTTGGGGAGTTGTCATGTCGAGGAACACGTGCTACTCTGACCAG GTTGTTGAGTTAGATTTTCAGTATCCAAGTGAAGGGCTCCATCAGCGATATGGCGCTGGTTACAGAATTACCTCCTGTGCAGCCACGCCTGACCAAGCTGCTTTTATCCTGAGCATGACCAAGAAGCCAAAGATGAAACCTATGGACGAAACTCTTCTAACTTCTGATTTCCCCagcaagcatataaag GAACAATGGGAAAAGAACATGTACATCGCGGCGATCTGTCATGGGCGAACAACATGTTGA